A window from Scyliorhinus canicula chromosome 19, sScyCan1.1, whole genome shotgun sequence encodes these proteins:
- the rnf26 gene encoding E3 ubiquitin-protein ligase RNF26, whose translation MADLIILLISGLGRALDLLCFLLDLNFWLVSSVVAALSGLLHLLLCLPGAVASFFSLCYNLLGLLVLGTAELCYCALHLTLNLVCNLLRVLLNLAESLKVVGHLLSYLSLRGREMLQRGLATTTCSGHVFLKQIWDAVGILASLAAYFVNTVINLFLIGTQNLLSVATVLWNPLIGASEIFGSILAYLSSSVLGNVILLWTPCQFVIEVLISLTRVLADIFLLNLYGLAITFAVISTTTIYANPEIILRIANQVTMHLSTAPNLHWIRRNVTHVCRLVMAKMQLMVNSETWRRIYSQQLQGFNPAYVNNWPLNQRRQHQADPNENVRHQTAVDPHLALQLEQQMDPNPAQGDGNPAREQQLTLAETPVCGPKASNKPLHSIAKPAGSKDDNSNVPVESNLWMLLKEQEERKKCVICQDQAKSVLLLPCRHLCLCQGCTDILLQQPIYQRNCPLCREMILQTLDVYF comes from the coding sequence ATGGCTGACCTGATCATCCTCCTGATTAGCGGCCTGGGCCGCGCCCTGGACCTGCTCTGCTTCTTGCTGGACCTCAATTTctggctggtctcctcggtggtgGCGGCGCTCTCGGGCCTCCTGCACTTGCTCCTCTGCCTTCCCGGGGCCGTGGCCTCTTTCTTCAGTCTGTGCTACAACCTGCTGGGGCTGCTGGTACTGGGCACGGCGGAACTGTGTTATTGCGCCTTGCACCTCACTCTCAACCTGGTCTGCAATTTGCTGAGGGTGCTGCTCAACCTAGCAGAGAGTTTGAAGGTGGTGGGACACCTACTGTCTTACCTGAGCTTGCGGGGGCGAGAGATGCTGCAAAGGGGTCTTGCCACCACTACTTGCTCCGGTCACGTCTTCCTCAAGCAGATCTGGGATGCTGTGGGGATCTTGGCCAGCCTGGCAGCCTACTTTGTCAACACTGTTATCAATTTGTTCCTCATTGGAACCCAGAACCTGCTTTCGGTTGCCACAGTGCTGTGGAACCCTTTGATAGGAGCTTCAGAAATCTTTGGTTCAATTCTTGcctatttgtccagcagtgtccTTGGCAACGTGATCCTGCTATGGACTCCATGCCAGTTTGTGATCGAAGTCCTGATCTCCCTCACCAGAGTattggctgacatttttctcttAAATCTATATGGGTTGGCAATCACTTTTGCTGTCATCTCTACTACAACGATCTATGCGAATCCAGAGATAATATTGAGGATTGCTAATCAGGTGACTATGCACTTGAGCACTGCTCCAAACCTTCACTGGATCAGGAGGAATGTCACACATGTTTGTAGGTTAGTAATGGCTAAGATGCAGTTGATGGTCAACTCGGAGACATGGCGGCGAATATACAGTCAACAACTGCAGGGATTCAACCCAGCTTATGTCAATAACTGGCCTCTTAACCAACGGCGGCAGCACCAGGCTGATCCTAATGAGAACGTACGGCATCAAACAGCTGTGGACCCACACTTGGCTCTCCAGTTGGAACAGCAAATGGATCCCAACCCAGCCCAAGGAGATGGTAACCCTGCAAGGGAACAACAACTGACCTTGGCTGAGACCCCTGTATGTGGACCAAAAGCCAGCAACAAACCTTTACATTCGATAGCAAAGCCTGCAGGCAGCAAAGACGATAACAGCAATGTCCCAGTAGAAAGCAATCTCTGGATGCTCTTGAAAGAGCAAGAAGAACGGAAGAAGTGTGTCATCTGTCAGGACCAGGCAAAATCAGTGTTGTTGCTCCCATGCCGACACTTGTGCCTTTGTCAAGGCTGCACGGATATTCTCTTGCAGCAGCCCATCTACCAACGCAACTGTCCACTTTGCCGAGAGATGATCTTACAAACATTGGATGTATATTTTTGA